Genomic window (Helianthus annuus cultivar XRQ/B chromosome 3, HanXRQr2.0-SUNRISE, whole genome shotgun sequence):
TTAACAACCATCGTTACCTGGCGAAGAACCCTTGCAGTTATAGAGTTCGTTTCCAGCCCGTAAAGGTACCCAAGCCCACAATTGATGGAACCATACCaaatctatttttaataaaacttatatcGGGATGTTTAGAAAATTATTTTAAGAAATATTGTGTATTTAGTTTTTCTTATACGTTTAATTATAAAAAGTTATTTGAGTAATTCAATTGATGAGTCATGAGTGGCTGATAActtttaaaaaacaaatatattCAACAGagatgaattcttaaatcgctaAAAACATAATTTTTGTTCTTTTCCTTTTGTTTTTCCGCAAGACAATCACCAAGTCCTTGAAAGATGAAAAAATGTGCTGTGTAACTTTATCATAATTTTGCAGTTCTAGTTTGCAATTTTTCATAATTCTGCAGTTTATTCTGCATCTTTTTAGTATTAGAGTTATATgttcttttaatgaaatataataatcaaagttACCAACTCATCTTTCAGCTGTTAATGAAGTCTACCTTGGTAAATGGTGTGTGGTAGCCAGTGAGACGATGGTGGTGTTTTCTAGCAGTTAAGCAGCAGATCGCCCTGATTTAGGGGTTACCGGCTTGCCTACTGAAGCTGCTTTAAAAGTGCTGGTAGAAAAAATGGGAGTTCCTGATGTTAATGCCCGAAAGAAAATTCGCGGGTTGCGGATTATGGCAAACTATTTGATTGATAACAATAGTGTTAAGTTAGGCAAGTTCAAAACTTTGTTATATGTTTTCTTAATACTTGTATTGATATTTGTAAATGTttctttaattaattaattttttaatgGAGTGCAGGGTGTTGCGACTGGTGGACTAAAAGATCGAAGCGCGTTGGCATATTTGAGTTGGACCGGATTCGTAAGTCAATGAGTGTTATTGTCCGTGAGCCAGATGGGCATAACCGATTGCTTGTCAAGGTAAAATGGGTCAGATTTCAAGAATACCTACCTTAAAGTTTCATTTTGTTTGTTTTCTGTTACGCATCCGAGGATTAATCTGTGCCCATAGTGATCGTTTTCTGCCTGATAAGGCTATCGATTTAATCGATGAAGCCGGTTCTCGTGTTAGACTTCGTCATGCgcaagtatgtatatttttgtgtaTATCTTGTTTGCTTTACTTTGATGATCAGCTATTAATTTACGATCTATGCCCTTCAGCTCCCAGAAGAAGCTAGAGAGCTCGAGAAAGAACTCAGGCAGATAACAAAAGAAAAGAACGAAGCTATTTGTGGCCAAGATTTCGGAAAGGTATAgcctggggagggtgggatgtagacaaaCCTTACCCTCCCCACACAATTTATGACGTGTACAATTAATACAAATTTGAACTTGCAAGACTGATAACAAAGCTATTGGtggggtctggggagggtgggatgtagataAACCTTACCTCTATCCATATGGATAAAGAGGCTGCTTCCAAACATCAAGCAAACAATGCAAATTGTAGATATAGTAGAATAGACACAACTATAGCCCCTaaagcaatatatatatatatatatatatatatatatatatatagagagagagagagagagaaagagagagaaagagagagagaaagtataatgtacttcaaggcttaacctacattaacatacatgacaaaaaatagaacgtgcgttattatcatagaacgtgcgtgattatagtcccatgcgtgattatgtggtcccatgcgtgattatacccctgatcaaacggttaccattgtctcctacgtgatgtacgataaggctttttgtatgttaaccttactctctctctctctctctatatatatatatatatatatatatacacacacacacatacacacaagATGATAAACACATGTAAGGTCCACCCGAAAAGTAGACTCAGAAACCTCATTACTCTCTCCTAAAAAtctttaaccttaatcctacgtctccacgaaCTCCTATC
Coding sequences:
- the LOC118490103 gene encoding ATP-dependent Clp protease ATP-binding subunit ClpA homolog CD4A, chloroplastic-like; protein product: MGQISRIPTLKFHFVCFLLRIRGLICAHSDRFLPDKAIDLIDEAGSRVRLRHAQLPEEARELEKELRQITKEKNEAICGQDFGKNNWTHISESSLVAKNGERVQAA